CCGGGAGCGCATCGACGAACTCATCAATCAGGCCGTCAAGACGATCGTCGACAAGTACCGCGCGCTGGCGGCCGGCGTCTCCAACGTTCCCGTCGCCCAGCTCCAGGCCGAGTCGAAGCAGGAATTCAACGAGCTGCTCGAGCAGTACAAGGAAACCTCGCGGGCCCGCACTGAACTTGAGGCCTCCAAGGAAGCCCTGGATGCCGAACTCGGGGAGCTGCGCCGCGAGCTGGAGCGCCAGAAGGCCGCCGCCGAAGGCCGGCTCTCCGAGGAGCTCGAGAAGGCCCTGATCGTCGGCTTCAAGGAGTTCGAGCGGGAGCTCGACCGGATCGTCTCGAAGGTCTTCGAGAAGCGACGCCTGATCCTGCAGGAGACCGAATCGCCGGAGGCGGTGGCGGAGCTGCGCCAGGTGGAAGAGGTGCTGAGGAAAATCATCGCGCGCCTCGTGGCCGCCGAAAGGGAGCGTTTCCAGGTCGCCGGCGGCCGGGACAAGGAGATCGCGCTTCTCGAGAAGCGCATCGAAAAGCTCTACGCGCAGATCGGCGCGCTCGAGAACGCCCTCCGCACGATCACCTCGTCGAAGCTCTACTCCAACCAGCAGATTCAGAACCTGCTGAGAAGTCTCGGCCTGGCGCAGGACGACAAGTACTTCGAGAAGAAGAAGGAGATGCTCAAGATCGTCCTTCAGGCCAACAAGGAGCTTCGCCAGAAGGCGCGCGAGCTGGAGGAGAAGGGAATCAGCCTGGCCAACCCCGCCGGAACCGTGGACGGATCCGCCGCCTGATGCTACGCTTCGTGAGAACCGAACCCACTTAGGAGAGCCGCTATGCCCCTTGAGGAAGCCAAGGTAGCCGAGCCCGCCGGGCGTACGACGAAGGAGGGCGTCCTCTACATCGGAATGGACCTGGGCTGCTACAAGACGTCGATCGCGGCGACCAACGGGACGCGCGAGGTCGTCTATTCGATCGTGGGCTGGCCCAAGGACCCCGTCAGCCGCAAGATGCTCGGGAAGGACGTCGTCTTCGGCAACGAGGCGTTTCAGCACCGGCTGGCCCTGGATACGGTCCGTCCCTTCGAGAAGGGGGCGCTCAAGTACGTGGACAACGACGCGGCGGGCATTCCCAAGGAGAAGCTCGAGAAGTACAAACAAGCCGCCCGTGAACTCGTCAAGCACGTGGTTTCCCTGGCGCGGCCGCCCAAGGGGACGCTCGTCTACGGCGTCATCGGCGCGCCCGCCCGCGCGTCGATCCTTAACAAGCAGGCTCTCATGGACGCCTGCAAGGGCGTTTTCGAAGCGGTCATGATCGTGTCCGAGCCTTTCGCCGTGGCGTACGGGATGAACATGCTGGAGGACGCGCTCGTCGTGGACATCGGGGCGGGGACGACGGACCTCTGCCGGATGCACGGCGCCATCCCCACCGAAGAGGACCAGATTACGAGCTCCAAGGCCGGAGACTACATCGACGAGGTGGCGTACAACCTGATCAAGCAGGCGCATCCGGACGCGCAGTTCACGATCAACATGGTGCGGGACGCCAAGGAGCGCTACAGCTTCGTGCACGACGTGAATGATCGGGCCGTCGTGACGTGGCCGAACAAGGACGGCAAGCCGACGCCCTACGACATCACCAAGGAGCTCAAGGAGGCGTGCCGTTCGATCGTCCCGGATATCGTGCAGGGCCTTCGGAAGCTCGTTTCCACCTATGACGCGGAATTCCAGAAGCGGATGCTCCAGAACGTGATCCTGGCCGGCGGCGGCAGCCAGCTGCGGGGTCTCGACCGGCTCATCGAGGAGGAGCTCCAGCAGTACGGCGGGGGACGCGTCACGAAGGTGCACGAGCCCGTCTTCGCCGGGGCCAACGGCGCCCTGAAGCTCGCCGCGGACATGCCCGAAGAGTATTGGAAGGAGCTGAAGTAACGCGGTTCGTCTTCCAAAAGCCCCGCGCTCGTCCCGGCGGGGCTTTCTTTTTCGCGGGAGCGCGATGAAGGTGGTCTATCTGATCCGCCACGCCACGGCGGAGGACCCCGCGGGGAAGGAGGACGCCGCCCGGCGACTGATCGAGCGCGGCCGGGAGGAAGCCCGGACCGCCGGGCGCGCCCTGCGGGCCCTCGGCGCGCGCGTGGCGATCGTCCTCTCCAGTCCGCTCGCCCGGGCGCGCGAGACGGCGGAGCTTCTGGCGGCGGAGCTTTCCCCGCCGGCGCCGGTGGAACTGCACGAACGCCTGGCCTGCGGCGCGGCGCCGGAGGCGTTCCGTGACGTCCTCGCCACCGCCCCCGGCGGGGAAGTGGCGGTCGTGGGCCATCAGCCGGATCTTGGACGCTTCGTCGCCGATCTCCTGAGCCTCGGACCGGAGGCGCACGTGCCGTTCCGGCCCTCGAGCGTTTACGCGCTCGAATTCAATCCCGCGGGAGGCGGCTCGAAGCTTCTCTGGCGCCGACACCCGGACGAGCTGGCGGCCGCGGCCCGGAACGGAGCGCCTCCCGGTCCGTAAGCCTCCGAGCCCGCCGAAAGATCGCATGCCACAGGGCCCGCGTGAGCAGCCCCGTTTGCGTGTTCTGCCGGCTCGGATGGTAGGAGTCCAGAAGAATACGTCCGTCCGGAAGGCTATGCTCGGCGCCGTGTCCGAAAGGAGCCTCGCGCGGACGCAGGCCGGCGATGCGCAGGACGGCTTCGTGGGCGATGCGGCCGAGCGCCAGAATGACGCGGGCGGGGCGGAAGAAGTGGAGCTCCTCGGCGAGATAGGGACGGCAGGCGGAAAGCTCCGCGGGCAGCGGCCGGTTGCCCGGCGGAGCGCAACGCGCGGCGGCCGTGATGTAGACGCCCTGCAGGCGCAGGCCGTCGCCGGGCGCGCGAGATACGGGCCGGGAGGCCCATCCATATCGATGGAGCGCCCCATAGAGCCAGGCGCCGCTGGAGTCGAAGGTGAACATGCGGGCCGTCCGCCCGGCGCCGTGAAGGCCCGGGGCGAGTCCCACGACCACGAGGCGGGCGCGGGGATCGCCCCAGCCGGGCACGGGCCGGCAGACATGGTCAGGCCACCGCTCGCGGGCCCGGTCCAGGTACGCGGCGAGCCGGGGACATTTCCGACAGTTCCAGATGCGCCGGGCCAGCCGG
The genomic region above belongs to Planctomycetota bacterium and contains:
- the sixA gene encoding phosphohistidine phosphatase SixA yields the protein MKVVYLIRHATAEDPAGKEDAARRLIERGREEARTAGRALRALGARVAIVLSSPLARARETAELLAAELSPPAPVELHERLACGAAPEAFRDVLATAPGGEVAVVGHQPDLGRFVADLLSLGPEAHVPFRPSSVYALEFNPAGGGSKLLWRRHPDELAAAARNGAPPGP
- a CDS encoding uracil-DNA glycosylase; the protein is MTYDPPAHPTLARLARRIWNCRKCPRLAAYLDRARERWPDHVCRPVPGWGDPRARLVVVGLAPGLHGAGRTARMFTFDSSGAWLYGALHRYGWASRPVSRAPGDGLRLQGVYITAAARCAPPGNRPLPAELSACRPYLAEELHFFRPARVILALGRIAHEAVLRIAGLRPREAPFGHGAEHSLPDGRILLDSYHPSRQNTQTGLLTRALWHAIFRRARRLTDREALRSGPRPPARPGVGAREASSRLPRD
- the mamK gene encoding MamK family actin-like protein, with amino-acid sequence MPLEEAKVAEPAGRTTKEGVLYIGMDLGCYKTSIAATNGTREVVYSIVGWPKDPVSRKMLGKDVVFGNEAFQHRLALDTVRPFEKGALKYVDNDAAGIPKEKLEKYKQAARELVKHVVSLARPPKGTLVYGVIGAPARASILNKQALMDACKGVFEAVMIVSEPFAVAYGMNMLEDALVVDIGAGTTDLCRMHGAIPTEEDQITSSKAGDYIDEVAYNLIKQAHPDAQFTINMVRDAKERYSFVHDVNDRAVVTWPNKDGKPTPYDITKELKEACRSIVPDIVQGLRKLVSTYDAEFQKRMLQNVILAGGGSQLRGLDRLIEEELQQYGGGRVTKVHEPVFAGANGALKLAADMPEEYWKELK